CAAAACACCACCGACACGCTGCATATCTGCGTGCCGGACTATCAAAAGATGAACGACGGCTCGATTGACGAAATCAGCGATGAGCAAATGGCCGGCGTCGCGGGCGGGTTTTTCTGGTTTATTCCCATCATTGCCGGCATCGCTATTGCCGGAGGGATGGCCGCCGGAACAGCCGCCGCCACCGGCGCCTTCGACGAGAACACGGAATAACCCCATGCCGCAATGCCGCGGGGCGTTCACCCGGTGAATGTCCCGCAGCGGCCCGGTGAAACACCGCGACAGGCGCCGTCTTCCCCCGGGTTGACGGCGCCTTTTTTATGGGCGGCGAACGGCGGAAAATGGCGGTTTGCGCGGCGCCGGTGGCGGGCCTGTCCGTTCAGAAACCTTTGTCAGCGGGCAAAAGGCTTGACAACAACGGGAGAGGGAATAATCTGCATGACAACATTCCGATCAACCTTTAAATACAGGAGACGAACAATGGAAACAAATACACAAGTGCCGATGACCAACGAGATTGCTTCGGTCGTCTGGGCCAAGAGGTGCGCCGAGGACGGGAAACTCCTTGCGGCAATAAAAGCCGACCCCGCCGCGAAGGTGCTTGAACGCCCTTCCGCTTCGATGCAGGTTCGCACGGTGCAAAACACCACCGACACGCTGCATATCTGCGTGCCGGACTATCAAAAGATGAACGACGGCTCAATTGATGAAATCAGCGATGAGCAAATGGCCGGAGTCTCCGGCGGGCTTTTCTTCCTGCTGCCTCTGCTTGCCATCGGTGGTGTCGCAGCCGCCCACGCTGTCGTCGCGGGGACGGCCGTCGGAACAGCCGCCGCCACCGGCGCCTTCGACGAGAACACGGAATAATCCCATGCTGCAATGCTGCGGGGCGTTCACCCGGTGAATGCCCCGCAGCGGCCCGACAAAACACCGCGACAGGCGCCGTCTTCCCCGGGTTGACGGCGCCTTTTTTGTGGGCGGCGAACGGCGGAAAATGGCGGTTTGCGCGGCGCCGGTGGCGGGCCTGTCCGTTCAGAAACCTTTGTCAGCGGGCAAAAGGCTTGACAAAGACGGGAGCGGGAATAATCTGCATGACAGCATTCCAATCAACCTTTTACAGGAGGCAAGCAATGGAAACATTATCACAACTGCCGGTGACCAACGAGATTGCTTCGGTCATCTGGGCAAAGAAGTGCCTCGAGGACAGAAATCTCCTCGCGGAAATAAAAGCCGACCCGGCAACGAAGGCGCTTGGCGAAAAGGTCTCTTCAATGCAGGTTCACGCGGTGCAAAACACTGCGGACACGCTGAACATCTGCGTGCCGGACTACAAGGCGATGAACGATGGCACGCTTAGCCAGCTCAGCGAAGAGCAAATGAGCGGAGTCGCGGGCGGGCTTTTCTTCCTTCTGCCTTTGATTGGCCTCGCCACCGCCGGCGCAGTAACCGGTGCCGTGTACGGGGCAGCGGCGACAGTGGCAGGCGCCGGTGTTGGAATAGCATCAGCAGCCGGCGCCTTCGACGAGAACACGGACGGCTGATTCATGCCGCAATGCCGCTGCGGGACTTTCACCGGATGAAAGTCCCGCAACGGGCCGACAATACACCGCGACAGGCGCCGCTCTCCCCCCGGGTTGACGGCGCCTTTTTTGTGGGCGGCGAACGGCGGAAAATGGCGGTTTGCGCGGCGCCGGTGGCGGGCCTGTCCGTTCAGAAACCTTTGTCAGCGGGCAAAAGGCTTGACAACAACGGGAGAGGGAATAATCTGCATGACAACATTCCGATTTACCTTTACCAATCAGGAGGGAAACAATGGGAACAACACACACACAAGTGCCGGTGACCAACGAGATTGTTTCGGTCATCTGGGCGAAGAAGTGCCTTGAGGACAGAAGCCTCCTCGCGGAAACAAAAGCCGACCCGGCAACGAAGGCGTTTGGCGGGAAAACCTCCTCAATGCAGGTCCGCGCGGTGCAAAACACTTCGGACACACTGAACATCTGCATTCCGGACTATGCGGCGCTGAACGACGGCACGCTTGACCGGCTTGCCGACAAGCACATGGCGGATGTCTCGGGCGGGATACTCCCCCTGCTTTTCATCGGCATACCCGTCGCAGTTGCCGCCGTTCCGGCGGCGATTGGCGTTGCCAGCGCCGGCGGTGCGTTCACAGCCGCCGCCGCCGCCGGCGGCGCCGCTGTTGCCGCAGGGGTGGCCGTCGGAACAGCCGCCGGCGTCGGCGCTTTCAATCAAGGCACCGGGTTGTACGATGTGGATGACACGGGCTGACCCATGTCGCAATGCCGCGGGATTTTCATCAGTGAATATCCCGCGGCGGCCCGGCAAACCTTCATTGACAGGAGACCATCAGATGAAAACGAAAACGACACAACTGCCGATGACCAAGGAAATCGCCTCGGTGGTGTGGGCCGAGAAATGCCTGAAAGACAAGGCATGGGCGCGGAAAGTTCATTCCGACCCGGCCAAAACCCTCGGCAGGGGGTTTCCCGGCGAACAAATCCGCACGGTGCAGAACACCGCGGACACGCTGCATATCTGCGTGCCGCATTATGAAGCCACGCTTGACGAGGTGCTTGGCGACGAAGCGCTGGACGGGGTCGCGGGCGGATTCAGTTTCGTCCCCGGGCGGGAAGATATTGTCCGCACGATGAACTACTACCAGGGGCAACTGGACGACTTTCGCGCCGCACATCCGACGGGGGAACAGGTCTCCCGCAGCGCAGCGCTTTCTTTCAACCGCCGGCAGATATTCGTGTGGGATGTCATGCAGGGACTTGCCGCAGGGGAAGAATAGGCATTCAATACACCGCGACAGGCGCCGTCTTCCCCCGGGCTGACGGCGCCTTTTTTATGGCCGGCGGCGGGCCTGTCCGTTCAGAAACCTTTGTCAGCGGGCAAAAGGCTTGACAAGGACGGGAGAGGGAATAATCTGCATGACAACATTCCAATCAACCTTTAAACACAGGAGACGAACAATGGAAGCAAAAACACGACTGCCGGCGACCAACGAGATTGTTTCGGTCATCTGGGCAAAGAAGTGCCTTGAGGACGGCAATTTCCTCACGGAAATGAAAGCCGACCCGGCAACGAAAGCGTTTGCCGGAAAGACACCCTCAATGCAGGTTCACGCGGTGCAAAACACCGCAGACACGCTGAACATCTGTGTTCCGGACTACGGGGTACTGAATGACGGCACAGTGGACCGAATCAGCGATGAGCAAATGGCCGGAGTCTCGGGCGGGATTTTCTGGTTTATTCCCTTCCTTGTGCTCGGCGCAGTCGGCGCCGGTGTTACCGCAGCGGCAGGCGTCGGAATAGCCGCCTCCGCCGGCGCAGAAATCTAACAAGGGCGCGGGGCTTTCATCCGCTGAATGTCCGGCAGCGGCCCGGCGAAACACCGCGACAGGCGCCGTCTTCCCCCGGGTTGACGGCGCCTTTTTTGTGGGCGGCGAACGGCGGAAAATGGCGGTTTGCACGGCGCCGGCGGCGATTCAGCCGTTCAGAAACCTTTGTCAGCGGGCAAAAAACTTGACAACAACGGGCAAGGGGGTAATCTGAATGACAGCATCCCGATTAACCCTTACTAATCAGGAGTCAATGATGGAAACAAACACACAATTGCCGATAACCAACGAGATTGCCTCGGTCATCTGGGCGAAGAAATGCGCTGTGGACAGGGGCTTCCTCGCGCAAATAAAGGCCGACGCCGCGACGGCGTTTGAAGGTGGCGCCCTTCCCGCCTCAATGGAGGTTCGCGCGGTGCAAAACACCGCCGACACGCTGAACATCTGCGTGCCGGGCTACCGGGGCCTGGAAGACGCCGTCAACCAACTCAGTGACGAGCAAATGGCGGGCGTTTCGGGCGGACTGTTTTTCCTGTTCGGCCTGCTTGGGCTGATAGGAACGGCGGGGGCCGTCGGAGCGGCTGCCGCAGTGGGCGCCGGAGCCGCCGCCGCCGGCGGCGCCATGATTGCCGAATCCCAAAACACACCCGCTGATGGCGCGGCTGCGTAAATGCCGCAGTAGCGTGCCACAAGGGACCAACCTGACCGGCAAGACAAACGCCGCCTTTCTCGGATTGGCGGCGTCTTTTTTTGCGGCATTCGCGGCGTCGGCGGAAGAAGTCGAGCGGCTGGTCGTCGTCGGCTCGCGCGCCGAGCCGCGCACCGTGACCGACACCGCCGCGCCGGTGGACATCATCACCGGCGCGCAGATTGCGCGCACCGGCATCACCGAGACCTCGCGCCTGATTCAGGCGCTGATTCCGTCGTTCAATTTCTCGGTTTCCACCATCAGCGACGGCACCGACGCGGTGCGCCCGGCGACGCTGCGCGGCCTCTACCCCGACCAGGTGCTGGTGCTGGTCAACGGCAAGCGCCGCCACAACAGCGCGCTGACACACATCAACGGCTCGGTCGGGCGCGGCTCCGCCGGCACCGACCTCAACGCCATTCCGCCGAGCGCGATCGAGCGCATTGAGGTGCTGCGCGACGGCGCCTCGGCGCAATACGGCTCCGACGCCATCGCCGGCATCATCAACATCGTGCTGAAACGGCAGACCGAGGCGACCGAGGTGTACAACTACTTCGGCGAGACCTACCAGGGCGACGGCGACCAGCGGCGCCACAGCGTCAACACCGGCTGGGCGCTGGCCGGCGGCGGCTTTCTGAACCTGTCGCTTGAACGGCGCGGGCGCAACCGCACCAACCGCGCAGGCGACGACCCGCGCTGCCAGTACAGCGACCCGTGCACGCTGACCAGCGGCAGGGAGGCCGCCTTCGACCGCCTCAACCACCGCTTCGGCGACGCCGAGTCCGACAACTCGTACCTGGCCTTCAATTCGGAAATGCCGCTCGCCGACGCGACGCTCTACGCCTCCGGGATATGGTCGCGGCGCGACACGCAGGCGGGCGGCTTCTACCGCCGCGCGCTCGACCGCCGCAACCGCCCGAACATCTACCCGGACGGCTTTCTGCCGATGATCAACACCGATGTTGAAGACGCCTCGCTGACTGTCGGCGCGCGCACACAACTCGGCGAGTGGGATGTGGACGCCAGCGTGACGCACGGCAGAAACACCTTTGAGTTTCGCGTGACCAACTCGCTGAATGTGTCGCTCGGCGACAACAGCCCGCGTTCCGCCGACTCCGGCGAACTGGTGTTCGGACAGACGACCTTCAACCTCGACGCGGTGAGGCCGCTGAACATCGGCCTGGCCGAACCGCTGAACCTGGCCGCCGGTTACGAATACCGCAGGGATGAATACGAGATCAAGGCGGGCGAGCCGGACTCTTACCGCGACGGCGGCGAGAACGGCCAGGACGGCACGCCGGGGACGCCGGGGATACAGGTGTTTCCGGGCTTCCGCCCCGAGAACGAGGCCGACGAGAGCCGCCACAACCACGCCTTCTACATTGACGCCGAAACTTGGCTTTCCGAGCGCCTGCGCGCAGGCGCCGCGGTGCGCTACGAGGATTACAGCGACTTCGGCAGCGACCTCAACGGCAAGCTGAGCGCGCGCTATGAATTCTCCGACCGCTTCGCGCTGCGCGGCACGCTGTCGTCGGGGTTTCGCGCGCCGGGGCTGGCGCAGCATTACTTCGACAATGTCAGCACGCAGTTCAATGTGGAAAACGGCGTGACCGTGGCCAGGGAGACGCTGACCGCGCGCAACGAGGCCGCCTTCGCGCGCGCCATCGGCGTGGAGGAACTGAAGGAGGAGACATCGTTCAATCTGAGTCTCGGCTTTGTCGCGCGGCCTTTCGACAACCTGTCGCTGTCGGTGGACGCCTATTTGATTGAGGTGGACGACCGCATCGTGCTGTCGAGCAGGCTCGGCGGCGACCAAATCCGCCCCGAACTGCAAGCCGCGGCGCTCGCCATCCTCAACAGGGACTACGGCTTCAACCTGGCCGACATCAGCGGCCTGCGCTTTCAGTTCTTCACCAACGCGATAGACACCCGCACGCGCGGCGTGGATGTCGTGGCCGAGTGGTCGCACTGGCTTGATCACGGCGCGTCGCTGAAACTGACCGGCGCGGCGAATGTCAATTCCAGCGAGGTGGAGGGCGGCATTGACCTGCCGGCGGGGCTGACGGCGGGCACCGATTTGTTCAGCGCCAACGAGGTCGGCTACATTGAGAGCGGGCACCCGCGCCAGAGTTACAAGTTTCAGGCGCACTACCTGCTGGGCGTGCACGACCTGACGCTGCGGCTGAACCGCTACGGCAGCGTGACTTCCAACTACGACGCCGTGCGCCAGACCTAC
This DNA window, taken from Gammaproteobacteria bacterium, encodes the following:
- a CDS encoding TonB-dependent receptor; amino-acid sequence: MPQGTNLTGKTNAAFLGLAASFFAAFAASAEEVERLVVVGSRAEPRTVTDTAAPVDIITGAQIARTGITETSRLIQALIPSFNFSVSTISDGTDAVRPATLRGLYPDQVLVLVNGKRRHNSALTHINGSVGRGSAGTDLNAIPPSAIERIEVLRDGASAQYGSDAIAGIINIVLKRQTEATEVYNYFGETYQGDGDQRRHSVNTGWALAGGGFLNLSLERRGRNRTNRAGDDPRCQYSDPCTLTSGREAAFDRLNHRFGDAESDNSYLAFNSEMPLADATLYASGIWSRRDTQAGGFYRRALDRRNRPNIYPDGFLPMINTDVEDASLTVGARTQLGEWDVDASVTHGRNTFEFRVTNSLNVSLGDNSPRSADSGELVFGQTTFNLDAVRPLNIGLAEPLNLAAGYEYRRDEYEIKAGEPDSYRDGGENGQDGTPGTPGIQVFPGFRPENEADESRHNHAFYIDAETWLSERLRAGAAVRYEDYSDFGSDLNGKLSARYEFSDRFALRGTLSSGFRAPGLAQHYFDNVSTQFNVENGVTVARETLTARNEAAFARAIGVEELKEETSFNLSLGFVARPFDNLSLSVDAYLIEVDDRIVLSSRLGGDQIRPELQAAALAILNRDYGFNLADISGLRFQFFTNAIDTRTRGVDVVAEWSHWLDHGASLKLTGAANVNSSEVEGGIDLPAGLTAGTDLFSANEVGYIESGHPRQSYKFQAHYLLGVHDLTLRLNRYGSVTSNYDAVRQTYGARWLADIEYTHHFGADVDWTVGVNNLLDTRPERNLPENSFNGIFPYNRRASPFDYNGGFYFTSLKVSF